A window of the Gossypium arboreum isolate Shixiya-1 chromosome 2, ASM2569848v2, whole genome shotgun sequence genome harbors these coding sequences:
- the LOC108466591 gene encoding uncharacterized protein At3g27210-like translates to MGNCVTVYKNKDPADIDLSARIQSPIKENNVRREPSIVGYDSRLQPSSMEQETSLQEMGNTEESFFDSQPSLESDFEDFFSANGDSASSSGNSPNHQKSNHSMEGAVDAHGESPTDTKKQLIELFRESLDSDDDGNSAAGSSKATPYRRHLPRKDVKAAESAQCCLPSLVRNMSFGERKKRLPSPAAQY, encoded by the exons atggGGAATTGTGTTACAGTTTACAAGAATAAAGATCCTGCAGACATTGATCTTAGTGCCCGAATTCAATCACCCATTAAGGAGAACAATGTTAGAAGGGAGCCCTCAATTGTTGGATACGATTCCAGGCTTCAGCCTTCATCTATGGAACAAGAAACTAGTTTACAAGAGATGG GTAACACAGAGGAGAGCTTTTTTGATTCACAACCTTCGTTAGAATCTGACTTTGAAGATTTCTTCAGTGCCAATGGTG ATTCCGCCTCTTCTTCGGGGAACAGTCCAAACCACCAGAAAAGCAACCATTCGATGGAGGGTGCGGTGGATGCACATGGGGAGTCTCCAACTGATACAAAGAAGCAACTAATCGAGTTATTTCGTGAGAGCTTGGATAGTGATGATGATGGAAACTCAGCTGCTGGAAGTAGTAAAGCGACACCATACAGGAGACACCTCCCAAGGAAAGACGTGAAAGCAGCGGAGTCTGCGCAGTGCTGCCTTCCAAGTTTGGTGCGGAACATGAGCTTTGGTGAAAGAAAGAAACGGCTACCAAGCCCTGCTGCCCAATATTAA